Proteins from a single region of Perognathus longimembris pacificus isolate PPM17 chromosome 27, ASM2315922v1, whole genome shotgun sequence:
- the Pyroxd1 gene encoding pyridine nucleotide-disulfide oxidoreductase domain-containing protein 1, translated as MDATRPPAAAATTATAVAGKLVVVGGGIAGVTCAEQLAVNFPSEEILLITASPVIKAVTNFKQVSKILEEFDVEEQPSATLEKRFPNITIVESAVKELKSEERCVLTEDGGRHAYKKLCLCAGAKPKLICEGNPYVLGIRDTDSAQQFQKRLTNAKRIVVVGNGGIALELVYEVEGCEIIWVIKDKAIGNTFFDSGAAEFLTSKLRSGKPEAKLVQKRTRYTTEGTGKKAHKKAIADNTGSALGPDWHEGLALKGTREGSRDVHIETLCEVQQISLQEELRATGKKPLPFPGAKCADADAWPVYVELTNGKIYGCDFIISATGVLPNTEPFLRGNKFALGEDGGLRVDERMRTSLPDVYAAGDICTASWPPSPVWQQMRLWTQARQMGWYAAKCIAAGILGDPIDMDFSFELFAHVTKFFNYKVVLLGKYNAQGLGTDHELLLRCTQGLEYVKAVLQNGRLVGAVLIGETDLEETFENLILNQMDLSPYGEDLLDPNIDIEDYFD; from the exons ctGGCTGTTAATTTTCCATCAGAAGAGATTCTCCTGATCACAGCTTCTCCTGTCATTAAAGCAGTTACAAATTTCAAGCAG GTTTCGAAAATACTGGAAGAGTTTGACGTGGAAGAACAGCCCAGTGCCACGCTGGAAAAGCGCTTTCCCAACATCACGATCGTGGAGTCAGCAGTGAAGGAGCTGAAGAGCGAGGAACGC TGTGTCCTCACAGAAGATGGCGGGCGGCACGCGTACAAGAAACTCTGCCTGTGTGCAGGAGCCAAGCCAAAGCTGATCTGCGAGGGAAACCCCTACGTGTTAGGAATCCGGGACACGGACAGCGCGCAG CAATTTCAGAAGCGGCTCACTAACGCCAAGAGAATCGTGGTTGTGGGGAACGGTGGTATTGCGCTGGAGTTAGT GTACGAAGTGGAAGGCTGCGAGATCATTTGGGTCATTAAAGACAAAGCCATTGGCAATACGTTCTTCGACAGCGGAGCAGCCGAATTCTTGACTTCCAAGCTCCGTTCTGGGAAGCCAGAGGCGAAGCTTGTGCAGAAACGAACCAGATACACAACTGAAG GGACTGGAAAGAAAGCACACAAGAAAGCCATCGCCGATAATACAGGCAGCGCCCTGGGACCCGACTGGCACGAAGGTCTGGCCCTTAAAGGAACAAGAGAG GGCTCCCGGGACGTGCACATCGAGACGCTGTGCGAGGTGCAGCAGATCTCCCTGCAGGAAGAGTTGCGAGCCACGGGCAAAAAGCCCTTGCCTTTCCCAGGAGCAAAGTGCGCAGACGCAG ATGCGTGGCCCGTGTACGTGGAGCTGACCAATGGGAAGATCTACGGCTGCGACTTCATCATCAGCGCCACCGGCGTCCTTCCCAACACCGAGCCCTTCCTCCGGGGGAACAAG TTTGCCCTAGGAGAAGATGGCGGCCTGAGAGTGGACGAGCGCATGCGCACATCCCTTCCCGACGTCTACGCCGCGGGTGACATCTGCACGGCATCGTGGCCGCCCAGCCCAGTTTGGCAGCAG ATGAGGCTGTGGACCCAGGCAAGGCAGATGGGCTGGTACGCAGCCAAGTGCATCGCTGCGGGCATTCTGGGAGACCCCATTGACATGGATTTCAGCTTCGAGCTCTTTGCACACGTAACCAAGTTTTTCAACTATAAG gTGGTACTCTTGGGAAAATACaatgctcaaggcctgggcacagaccATGAATTACTGCTCCGATGCACGCAGGGCCTGGAGTATGTGAAAGCCGTCCTGCAGAACGGGCGGCTGGTGGGCGCCGTGCTCATTGGGGAAACGGACTTAGAGGAAACATTTGAAAATCTGATTTTAAACCAAATGGATCTGTCGCCCTACGGAGAAGATCTCCTCGATCCCAACATTGACATCGAAGATTATTTTGACTAG